A single genomic interval of Nomascus leucogenys isolate Asia chromosome 3, Asia_NLE_v1, whole genome shotgun sequence harbors:
- the LZTS2 gene encoding leucine zipper putative tumor suppressor 2, producing the protein MAIVQTLPVPLEPAPEAATAPQAPAMGSVSSLISGRPCPGGPAPPRHHGPPGPTFFRQQDGLLRGGYEAQEPLCPAVPPRKAVPVTTFTYINEDFRTESPPSPSSDVEDAREQQAHNAHLRGPPPKLIPVSGKLEKNMEKILIRPTAFKPVLPKPRGAPSLPSFMGPRATGLSGSQGSLTQLFGGPASSSSSSSSSSAADKPLAFSGWASGCPSGTLSDSGRNSLSSLPTYSTGGAEPTTSSPGGHLPSHGSGRGALPGPARGVPTGPSHSDSGRSSSSKSTGSLGGRVAGGLLGSGTRASPDSSSCGERSPPPPPPPPSDEALLHCVLEGKLRDREAELQQLRDSMDKNEATMCQAYEERQRHWQREREALREDCAAQAQRAQRAQQLLQLQVFQLQQEKRQLQDDFAQLLQEREQLERRCATLEREQRELGPRLEETKWEVCQKSGEISLLKQQLKESQAELVQKGSELVALRVALREARATLRVSEGRARGLQEAARARELELEACSQELQRHRQEAEQLREKAGQLDAEAAGLREPHVPPATADPFLLAESDEAKVQRAAAGVGGSLRAQVERLRVELQRERRRGEEQRDSFEGERLAWQAEKEQVIRYQKQLQHNYIQMYRRNRQLEQELQQLSLELEARELADLGLAEQAPCICLEEITATEI; encoded by the exons ATGGCCATTGTGCAGACTCTGCCAGTGCCACTGGAGCCTGCTCCTGAAGCTGCCACTGCCCCACAAGCTCCAGCCATGGGTAGTGTGAGCAGCCTTATCTCAGGCCGGCCCTGTCCCGGGGGGCCAGCTCCTCCCCGCCACCACGGCCCTCCTGGGCCCACCTTCTTCCGCCAGCAGGATGGCCTGCTGCGGGGTGGCTATGAGGcacaggagccactgtgcccagctgtgccCCCTAGGAAGGCTGTCCCTGTCACCACCTTCACCTACATCAATGAGGACTTCCGGACAGAGTCACCCCCCAGCCCAAGCAGTGATGTCGAGGATGCCCGAGAGCAGCAGGCACACAATGCCCACCTCCGCGGCCCACCACCGAAGCTCATCCCTGTCTCCGGAAAGCTGGAGAAG AACATGGAGAAGATCCTGATCCGCCCAACAGCCTTCAAGCCAGTGCTGCCCAAACCTCGAGGGGCTCCGTCCCTGCCTAGCTTCATGGGTCCTCGGGCCACCGggctgtctgggagccagggcaGCCTGACGCAGCTGTTTGGgggccctgcctcctcctcctcttcttcctcctcctcttcagctgCTGACAAACCCCTGGCATTTAGTGGCTGGGCCAGTGGCTGCCCATCAGGGACGCTATCCGACTCTGGCCGAAACTCACTGTCCAGCCTGCCCACCTACAGCACCGGAGGTGCCGAGCCAACCACCAGCTCCCCAGGCGGGCACCTGCCTTCCCATGGCTCTGGGCGAGGGGCACTGCCTGGGCCAGCCCGAGGGGTCCCTACTGGGCCCTCCCACTCAGACAGTGGCCGGTCCTCCTCCAGCAAGAGCACAGGCTCCCTGGGGGGCCGTGTGGCTGGGGGGCTTTTGGGCAGTGGTACCCGGGCCTCCCCTGACAGCAGCTCCTGTGGGGAGcgctcaccaccacccccacctccacctccttcgGACGAGGCCCTGCTGCACTGTGTCCTGGAAGGAAAGCTCCGAgatcgggaggcagagcttcagCAGCTGCGGGACAGTATGGACAAGAATGAGgctaccatgtgccag GCATACGAGGAGCGGCAGCGGCACTGGCAGCGAGAGCGTGAGGCCCTGCGAGAGGACTGTGCGGCCCAGGCACAGCGGGCACAGCGGGCCCAACAGCTGCTGCAGCTACAGGTGTTCCAGCTGCAGCAGGAGAAGCGGCAGTTGCAGGACGACTTCGCACAGCTGCTGCAGGAGCGCGAACAGCTGGAGCGGCGCTGCGCCACCTTGGAGCGGGAGCAGCGGGAGCTCGGGCCGAGGCTTGAGGAGACCAAGTGGGAG gtgTGCCAGAAATCAGGCGAGATCTCCCTGCTGAAGCAGCAGCTGAAAGAGTCTCAGGCAGAGCTGGTGCAGAAGGGCAGCGAGCTGGTGGCCCTGCGGGTGGCGCTGCGGGAGGCCCGTGCTACGCTGCGGGTCAGTGAGGGCCGTGCGCGGGGTCTACAGGAGGCCGCCCGAGCTCGGGAGCTGGAGCTGGAAGCCTGTTCCCAGGAGCTGCAGCGACACCGCCAAGAAGCTGAACAGCTGCGGGAGAAAGCTGGGCAGTTGGATGCTGAGGCGGCCGGACTCCGGGAGCCCCATGTGCCACCTGCCACTGCTGACCCATTCCTCCTGGCAGAGAGTGATGAGGCCAAAGTGCAGCGGGCAGCAGCCGGGGTTGGGGGCAGCTTGCGCGCCCAGGTGGAGCGGTTGCGGGTGGAGCTGCAGCGTGAGCGGCGGCGGGGTGAGGAGCAGCGGGACAGCTTTGAGGGGGAGCGGCTGGCCTGGCAGGCAGAGAAGGAGCAGGTGATCCGCTACCAGAAGCAGCTGCAGCACAACTACATCCAGATGTACCGGCGCAACCGGCAGCTAGAGCAGGAGCTGCAGCAGCTCAGCCTGGAGCTGGAGGCCCGGGAGCTCGCTGACCTGGGCCTGGCAGAGCAGGCCCCCTGCATCTGCCTGGAGGAGATCACTGCTACTGAGATCTAG
- the TWNK gene encoding twinkle protein, mitochondrial isoform X1: MWVLLRGGYPLRILLPLRGEWMGRRGLPRNLAPGPPRRRYRKETLQALDMPVLPVTATEIRQYLRGHGIPFQDGHSCLRALSPFAESSQLKDQTGVTTSFSLFIDKTTGRFLCMTSLAEGSWEDFQASVEGRGDGAREGLLLSKAPEFEDSEEVRRIWNRAIPLWELPDQDEVQLADTMFGLTKVTDDTLKRFSVRYLRSARSLVFPWFSPGGSGLRGLKLLEAKCQGDGVSYEETTIPRPSAYHNLFGLPLISRRDAEVVLTSRELDSLALNQSTGLPTLTLPRGTTCLPPALLPYLEQFRRIVFWLGDDLRSWEAAKLFARKLNPKRCFLVRPGDQQPRPLEALNGGFNLSRILRTALPAWHKSIVCFRQLREEVLGELSNMEQAAGLRWSRFPDLNRILKGHRKGELTVFTGPTGSGKTTFISEYALDLCSQGVNTLWGSFEISNVRLARVMLTQFAEGRLEDQLDKYDHWADRFEDLPLYFMTFHGQQSIRTVIDTMQHAVYVYDICHVVIDNLQFMMGHEQLSTDRIAAQDYIIGVFRKFATDNNCHVTLVIHPRKEDDDKELQTASIFGSAKASQEADNVLILQDRKLVTGPGKRYLQVSKNRFDGDVGVFPLEFNKNSLTFSIPPKNKARLKKLKDDTGPVAKKPSSGKKRATTQNSEICSGQAPTPDQPDTSKRSK, from the exons ATGTGGGTCCTCCTCCGAGGTGGGTACCCCCTCCGTATCTTGTTACCCCTGCGTGGGGAGTGGATGGGTCGGAGGGGCCTGCCCCGAAACTTGGCCCCAGGCCCTCCTCGCAGACGTTACAGGAAGGAGACTCTCCAAGCCTTGGATATGCCAGTGTTGCCTGTAACTGCAACCGAAATCCGCCAGTATTTGCGGGGGCATGGGATCCCCTTCCAGGATGGCCACAGTTGCCTGCGGGCACTGAGCCCCTTTGCAGAGTCTTCACAGCTCAAAGACCAGACTGGTGTTACCACTTCCTTCAGCCTGTTCATTGACAAGACCACAGGCCGCTTTCTCTGCATGACCAGCCTAGCAGAGGGGAGCTGGGAAGACTTCCAGGCCAGCGTGGAGGGGCGAGGGGATGGGGCCAGGGAGGGACTTCTGCTTAGTAAGGCTCCAGAATTTGAGGACAGCGAGGAGGTCCGGAGGATCTGGAACCGAGCAATACCTCTCTGGGAGCTGCCTGATCAGGACGAGGTTCAGCTGGCTGATACAATGTTTGGCCTTACCAAGGTTACAGATGACACACTCAAGCGTTTCAGTGTGCGATATCTGCGATCTGCTCGCAGTCTTGTCTTCCCTTGGTTCTCCCCTGGGGGCTCAGGGTTACGAGGCCTGAAGCTACTAGAGGCTAAATGCCAGGGGGATGGAGTGAGCTACGAGGAAACCACTATTCCCCGACCTAGTGCCTACCACAATCTGTTTGGATTACCACTGATTAGTCGTCGAGATGCTGAGGTGGTACTGACGAGTCGTGAGCTTGACAGCCTGGCCTTGAACCAGTCCACGGGGCTGCCTACACTTACTCTACCCCGAGGAACGACCTGCTTACCCCCTGCCTTACTCCCTTACCTGGAACAGTTCCGGCGGATTGTATTCTGGTTGGGGGATGACCTTCGGTCCTGGGAAGCCGCCAAGTTGTTTGCACGAAAACTGAACCCCAAACGATGCTTCTTGGTGCGGCCAGGAGACCAGCAGCCCCGTCCCCTGGAGGCCCTGAACGGAGGCTTCAATCTTTCTCGTATTCTTCGTACCGCCCTGCCTGCCTGGCACAAATCCATCGTATGTTTCCGGCAGCTTCGGGAGGAGGTGCTAGGAGAACTGTCAAATATGGAGCAAGCAGCTGGCCTCCGCTGGAGCCGCTTTCCAGACCTCAATCGTATCTTGAAAGGACATCGAAAGGGCGAGCTGACGGTCTTCACAG GGCCAACAGGCAGTGGAAAGACAACATTCATCAGTGAGTATGCCCTGGATTTGTGTTCCCAGGGGGTGAACACACTGTGGGGTAGCTTCGAGATCAGTAATGTGAGACTAGCCCGGGTCATGCTGACACAGTTTGCCGAGGGGCGGCTGGAAGATCAACTGGACAAATATGATCACTGGGCTGACCGCTTTGAGGACCTGCCCCTCTATTTCATGACTTTCCATGGACAGCAGAGCATCAG GACTGTAATAGATACAATGCAACATGCAGTCTACGTCTATGACATTTGTCATGTGGTCATCGACAACCTGCAGTTCATGATGGGTCACGAGCAGCTGTCCACAGACAG GATTGCAGCTCAAGACTACATCATCGGGGTCTTTCGGAAGTTTGCAACAGACAATAACTGCCATGTGACGCTGGTCATTCACCCCCGGAAAGAGGATGATGACAAGGAACTGCAGACGGCATCCATTTTTGGCTCAGCCAAA GCAAGCCAGGAAGCAGACAATGTTCTGATCCTGCAGGACAGGAAGCTGGTAACCGGGCCAGGGAAACGGTATCTGCAGGTGTCCAAGAACCGCTTTGATGGAGATGTAGGTGTCTTCCCGCTTGAGTTCAACAAGAACTCCCTCACCTTCTCCATTCCACCAAAGAACAAAGCCCGGCTCAAGAAGCTCAAGGATGACACTGGACCAGTGGCCAAAAAGCCCTCTTCTGGCAAAAAGCGGGCTACAACACAGAACTCTGAGATTTGCTCAGGCCAGGCCCCCACTCCCGACCAGCCAGACACCTCCAAGCGTTCAAAGTGA
- the TWNK gene encoding twinkle protein, mitochondrial isoform X2 has product MWVLLRGGYPLRILLPLRGEWMGRRGLPRNLAPGPPRRRYRKETLQALDMPVLPVTATEIRQYLRGHGIPFQDGHSCLRALSPFAESSQLKDQTGVTTSFSLFIDKTTGRFLCMTSLAEGSWEDFQASVEGRGDGAREGLLLSKAPEFEDSEEVRRIWNRAIPLWELPDQDEVQLADTMFGLTKVTDDTLKRFSVRYLRSARSLVFPWFSPGGSGLRGLKLLEAKCQGDGVSYEETTIPRPSAYHNLFGLPLISRRDAEVVLTSRELDSLALNQSTGLPTLTLPRGTTCLPPALLPYLEQFRRIVFWLGDDLRSWEAAKLFARKLNPKRCFLVRPGDQQPRPLEALNGGFNLSRILRTALPAWHKSIVCFRQLREEVLGELSNMEQAAGLRWSRFPDLNRILKGHRKGELTVFTGPTGSGKTTFISEYALDLCSQGVNTLWGSFEISNVRLARVMLTQFAEGRLEDQLDKYDHWADRFEDLPLYFMTFHGQQSIRIAAQDYIIGVFRKFATDNNCHVTLVIHPRKEDDDKELQTASIFGSAKASQEADNVLILQDRKLVTGPGKRYLQVSKNRFDGDVGVFPLEFNKNSLTFSIPPKNKARLKKLKDDTGPVAKKPSSGKKRATTQNSEICSGQAPTPDQPDTSKRSK; this is encoded by the exons ATGTGGGTCCTCCTCCGAGGTGGGTACCCCCTCCGTATCTTGTTACCCCTGCGTGGGGAGTGGATGGGTCGGAGGGGCCTGCCCCGAAACTTGGCCCCAGGCCCTCCTCGCAGACGTTACAGGAAGGAGACTCTCCAAGCCTTGGATATGCCAGTGTTGCCTGTAACTGCAACCGAAATCCGCCAGTATTTGCGGGGGCATGGGATCCCCTTCCAGGATGGCCACAGTTGCCTGCGGGCACTGAGCCCCTTTGCAGAGTCTTCACAGCTCAAAGACCAGACTGGTGTTACCACTTCCTTCAGCCTGTTCATTGACAAGACCACAGGCCGCTTTCTCTGCATGACCAGCCTAGCAGAGGGGAGCTGGGAAGACTTCCAGGCCAGCGTGGAGGGGCGAGGGGATGGGGCCAGGGAGGGACTTCTGCTTAGTAAGGCTCCAGAATTTGAGGACAGCGAGGAGGTCCGGAGGATCTGGAACCGAGCAATACCTCTCTGGGAGCTGCCTGATCAGGACGAGGTTCAGCTGGCTGATACAATGTTTGGCCTTACCAAGGTTACAGATGACACACTCAAGCGTTTCAGTGTGCGATATCTGCGATCTGCTCGCAGTCTTGTCTTCCCTTGGTTCTCCCCTGGGGGCTCAGGGTTACGAGGCCTGAAGCTACTAGAGGCTAAATGCCAGGGGGATGGAGTGAGCTACGAGGAAACCACTATTCCCCGACCTAGTGCCTACCACAATCTGTTTGGATTACCACTGATTAGTCGTCGAGATGCTGAGGTGGTACTGACGAGTCGTGAGCTTGACAGCCTGGCCTTGAACCAGTCCACGGGGCTGCCTACACTTACTCTACCCCGAGGAACGACCTGCTTACCCCCTGCCTTACTCCCTTACCTGGAACAGTTCCGGCGGATTGTATTCTGGTTGGGGGATGACCTTCGGTCCTGGGAAGCCGCCAAGTTGTTTGCACGAAAACTGAACCCCAAACGATGCTTCTTGGTGCGGCCAGGAGACCAGCAGCCCCGTCCCCTGGAGGCCCTGAACGGAGGCTTCAATCTTTCTCGTATTCTTCGTACCGCCCTGCCTGCCTGGCACAAATCCATCGTATGTTTCCGGCAGCTTCGGGAGGAGGTGCTAGGAGAACTGTCAAATATGGAGCAAGCAGCTGGCCTCCGCTGGAGCCGCTTTCCAGACCTCAATCGTATCTTGAAAGGACATCGAAAGGGCGAGCTGACGGTCTTCACAG GGCCAACAGGCAGTGGAAAGACAACATTCATCAGTGAGTATGCCCTGGATTTGTGTTCCCAGGGGGTGAACACACTGTGGGGTAGCTTCGAGATCAGTAATGTGAGACTAGCCCGGGTCATGCTGACACAGTTTGCCGAGGGGCGGCTGGAAGATCAACTGGACAAATATGATCACTGGGCTGACCGCTTTGAGGACCTGCCCCTCTATTTCATGACTTTCCATGGACAGCAGAGCATCAG GATTGCAGCTCAAGACTACATCATCGGGGTCTTTCGGAAGTTTGCAACAGACAATAACTGCCATGTGACGCTGGTCATTCACCCCCGGAAAGAGGATGATGACAAGGAACTGCAGACGGCATCCATTTTTGGCTCAGCCAAA GCAAGCCAGGAAGCAGACAATGTTCTGATCCTGCAGGACAGGAAGCTGGTAACCGGGCCAGGGAAACGGTATCTGCAGGTGTCCAAGAACCGCTTTGATGGAGATGTAGGTGTCTTCCCGCTTGAGTTCAACAAGAACTCCCTCACCTTCTCCATTCCACCAAAGAACAAAGCCCGGCTCAAGAAGCTCAAGGATGACACTGGACCAGTGGCCAAAAAGCCCTCTTCTGGCAAAAAGCGGGCTACAACACAGAACTCTGAGATTTGCTCAGGCCAGGCCCCCACTCCCGACCAGCCAGACACCTCCAAGCGTTCAAAGTGA
- the TWNK gene encoding twinkle protein, mitochondrial isoform X4, whose amino-acid sequence MLTQFAEGRLEDQLDKYDHWADRFEDLPLYFMTFHGQQSIRTVIDTMQHAVYVYDICHVVIDNLQFMMGHEQLSTDRIAAQDYIIGVFRKFATDNNCHVTLVIHPRKEDDDKELQTASIFGSAKASQEADNVLILQDRKLVTGPGKRYLQVSKNRFDGDVGVFPLEFNKNSLTFSIPPKNKARLKKLKDDTGPVAKKPSSGKKRATTQNSEICSGQAPTPDQPDTSKRSK is encoded by the exons ATGCTGACACAGTTTGCCGAGGGGCGGCTGGAAGATCAACTGGACAAATATGATCACTGGGCTGACCGCTTTGAGGACCTGCCCCTCTATTTCATGACTTTCCATGGACAGCAGAGCATCAG GACTGTAATAGATACAATGCAACATGCAGTCTACGTCTATGACATTTGTCATGTGGTCATCGACAACCTGCAGTTCATGATGGGTCACGAGCAGCTGTCCACAGACAG GATTGCAGCTCAAGACTACATCATCGGGGTCTTTCGGAAGTTTGCAACAGACAATAACTGCCATGTGACGCTGGTCATTCACCCCCGGAAAGAGGATGATGACAAGGAACTGCAGACGGCATCCATTTTTGGCTCAGCCAAA GCAAGCCAGGAAGCAGACAATGTTCTGATCCTGCAGGACAGGAAGCTGGTAACCGGGCCAGGGAAACGGTATCTGCAGGTGTCCAAGAACCGCTTTGATGGAGATGTAGGTGTCTTCCCGCTTGAGTTCAACAAGAACTCCCTCACCTTCTCCATTCCACCAAAGAACAAAGCCCGGCTCAAGAAGCTCAAGGATGACACTGGACCAGTGGCCAAAAAGCCCTCTTCTGGCAAAAAGCGGGCTACAACACAGAACTCTGAGATTTGCTCAGGCCAGGCCCCCACTCCCGACCAGCCAGACACCTCCAAGCGTTCAAAGTGA
- the TWNK gene encoding twinkle protein, mitochondrial isoform X3 translates to MWVLLRGGYPLRILLPLRGEWMGRRGLPRNLAPGPPRRRYRKETLQALDMPVLPVTATEIRQYLRGHGIPFQDGHSCLRALSPFAESSQLKDQTGVTTSFSLFIDKTTGRFLCMTSLAEGSWEDFQASVEGRGDGAREGLLLSKAPEFEDSEEVRRIWNRAIPLWELPDQDEVQLADTMFGLTKVTDDTLKRFSVRYLRSARSLVFPWFSPGGSGLRGLKLLEAKCQGDGVSYEETTIPRPSAYHNLFGLPLISRRDAEVVLTSRELDSLALNQSTGLPTLTLPRGTTCLPPALLPYLEQFRRIVFWLGDDLRSWEAAKLFARKLNPKRCFLVRPGDQQPRPLEALNGGFNLSRILRTALPAWHKSIVCFRQLREEVLGELSNMEQAAGLRWSRFPDLNRILKGHRKGELTVFTGPTGSGKTTFISEYALDLCSQGVNTLWGSFEISNVRLARVMLTQFAEGRLEDQLDKYDHWADRFEDLPLYFMTFHGQQSIRTVIDTMQHAVYVYDICHVVIDNLQFMMGHEQLSTDRIAAQDYIIGVFRKFATDNNCHVTLVIHPRKEDDDKELQTASIFGSAKVSGL, encoded by the exons ATGTGGGTCCTCCTCCGAGGTGGGTACCCCCTCCGTATCTTGTTACCCCTGCGTGGGGAGTGGATGGGTCGGAGGGGCCTGCCCCGAAACTTGGCCCCAGGCCCTCCTCGCAGACGTTACAGGAAGGAGACTCTCCAAGCCTTGGATATGCCAGTGTTGCCTGTAACTGCAACCGAAATCCGCCAGTATTTGCGGGGGCATGGGATCCCCTTCCAGGATGGCCACAGTTGCCTGCGGGCACTGAGCCCCTTTGCAGAGTCTTCACAGCTCAAAGACCAGACTGGTGTTACCACTTCCTTCAGCCTGTTCATTGACAAGACCACAGGCCGCTTTCTCTGCATGACCAGCCTAGCAGAGGGGAGCTGGGAAGACTTCCAGGCCAGCGTGGAGGGGCGAGGGGATGGGGCCAGGGAGGGACTTCTGCTTAGTAAGGCTCCAGAATTTGAGGACAGCGAGGAGGTCCGGAGGATCTGGAACCGAGCAATACCTCTCTGGGAGCTGCCTGATCAGGACGAGGTTCAGCTGGCTGATACAATGTTTGGCCTTACCAAGGTTACAGATGACACACTCAAGCGTTTCAGTGTGCGATATCTGCGATCTGCTCGCAGTCTTGTCTTCCCTTGGTTCTCCCCTGGGGGCTCAGGGTTACGAGGCCTGAAGCTACTAGAGGCTAAATGCCAGGGGGATGGAGTGAGCTACGAGGAAACCACTATTCCCCGACCTAGTGCCTACCACAATCTGTTTGGATTACCACTGATTAGTCGTCGAGATGCTGAGGTGGTACTGACGAGTCGTGAGCTTGACAGCCTGGCCTTGAACCAGTCCACGGGGCTGCCTACACTTACTCTACCCCGAGGAACGACCTGCTTACCCCCTGCCTTACTCCCTTACCTGGAACAGTTCCGGCGGATTGTATTCTGGTTGGGGGATGACCTTCGGTCCTGGGAAGCCGCCAAGTTGTTTGCACGAAAACTGAACCCCAAACGATGCTTCTTGGTGCGGCCAGGAGACCAGCAGCCCCGTCCCCTGGAGGCCCTGAACGGAGGCTTCAATCTTTCTCGTATTCTTCGTACCGCCCTGCCTGCCTGGCACAAATCCATCGTATGTTTCCGGCAGCTTCGGGAGGAGGTGCTAGGAGAACTGTCAAATATGGAGCAAGCAGCTGGCCTCCGCTGGAGCCGCTTTCCAGACCTCAATCGTATCTTGAAAGGACATCGAAAGGGCGAGCTGACGGTCTTCACAG GGCCAACAGGCAGTGGAAAGACAACATTCATCAGTGAGTATGCCCTGGATTTGTGTTCCCAGGGGGTGAACACACTGTGGGGTAGCTTCGAGATCAGTAATGTGAGACTAGCCCGGGTCATGCTGACACAGTTTGCCGAGGGGCGGCTGGAAGATCAACTGGACAAATATGATCACTGGGCTGACCGCTTTGAGGACCTGCCCCTCTATTTCATGACTTTCCATGGACAGCAGAGCATCAG GACTGTAATAGATACAATGCAACATGCAGTCTACGTCTATGACATTTGTCATGTGGTCATCGACAACCTGCAGTTCATGATGGGTCACGAGCAGCTGTCCACAGACAG GATTGCAGCTCAAGACTACATCATCGGGGTCTTTCGGAAGTTTGCAACAGACAATAACTGCCATGTGACGCTGGTCATTCACCCCCGGAAAGAGGATGATGACAAGGAACTGCAGACGGCATCCATTTTTGGCTCAGCCAAAGTGAGTGGCCTTTAG
- the MRPL43 gene encoding 39S ribosomal protein L43, mitochondrial, with amino-acid sequence MTARGTPSRFLASVLHNGLGRYVQQLQRLSFSVSRDGASSRGAREFVEREVIDFARRNPGVVIYVNSRPCCVPRVVAEYLNGAVREESIHCKSVEEISMLVQKLADQSGLDVIRIRKPFHTDNPSIQGQWHPFTNKPTTFRGLRPREVQDPAPAQVQAQ; translated from the exons ATGACGGCGCGCGGGACTCCGAGCCGCTTCTTGGCCAGTGTTCTCCACAACGGACTGGGTCGCTACGTGCAGCAGCTGCAGCGTCTGAGCTTCAGCGTCAGCCGCGACGGCGCCTCGTCTCGCGGCGCCAG GGAGTTCGTGGAGCGGGAGGTGATCGACTTCGCCCGACGGAACCCAGGGGTCGTAATATATGTAAACTCGCGTCCGTGCTGCGTGCCCAGAGTAGTGGCCGAATACC TTAACGGGGCTGTGCGCGAGGAGAGCATCCACTGCAAGTCCGTCGAGGAGATCTCGATGCTGGTGCAGAAGCTGGCCGACCAGTCGGGCTTAGACGTGATCCGCATCCGCAAGCCCTTCCACACCGACAACCCTAGCATCCAGGGCCAGTGGCACCCCTTCACCAACAAGCCGACCACGTTCCGCGGGCTACGCCCCCGAGAGGTTCAGGATCCTGCCCCAGCCCAGGTGCAAGCACAGTGA